The following proteins are co-located in the Actinomycetes bacterium genome:
- a CDS encoding acyl-CoA dehydrogenase family protein, with translation MDLALTEEQLSFETLAREFLDREVMPHRAAWDPAEAVDIAIVPKLGELGFFGLTSPEAYGGLGGDCITHCIGMEELGRADSSVRGIVSVSMGLVGKVILSHGTEEQKQEWLPSIATGAKLAGFGLTEPDTGSDAGSLKTRAARDGGDYVLNGQKMFISNATWSDLCLMFARTGGPGPNGVSAFLVPTDSPGFETREIKGKLGLRGQATAEVDLTDVRVPDSARLGEEGQGFMIAMRSLDKGRVSVGAGCVGIIQGCLEPVVQYSRDRQQFGRPLASFQLIQDMIADMSVDADAARLLVWRAAELIERGEPFGVEASKAKYFASKAAVRAANLAIQAFGGYGYIDEYPVQKYMRDARVMTLYQGTSQVQKLLIGRAGNGIGAFR, from the coding sequence ATGGACCTTGCTCTCACCGAGGAGCAGCTGAGCTTCGAGACGCTCGCACGCGAGTTCCTGGACCGGGAGGTCATGCCTCACCGGGCCGCCTGGGACCCGGCCGAGGCGGTGGACATCGCGATCGTGCCCAAGCTGGGGGAGCTCGGCTTCTTCGGGCTGACCAGCCCGGAGGCGTACGGCGGCCTCGGCGGCGACTGCATCACCCACTGCATCGGCATGGAGGAGCTCGGTCGGGCCGACTCGTCGGTGCGCGGGATCGTGTCGGTCTCGATGGGGCTGGTCGGCAAGGTGATCCTTTCGCACGGCACCGAGGAGCAGAAGCAGGAGTGGCTGCCCTCGATCGCCACGGGGGCGAAGCTCGCGGGCTTCGGGCTGACCGAGCCGGACACCGGGTCGGACGCCGGCAGTCTCAAGACTCGGGCGGCCCGCGACGGCGGCGACTACGTGCTCAACGGCCAGAAGATGTTCATCAGCAACGCCACCTGGTCCGACCTGTGCCTGATGTTCGCCCGTACCGGCGGCCCCGGACCCAACGGGGTCTCGGCCTTCCTGGTGCCCACGGACTCGCCGGGCTTCGAGACCCGTGAGATCAAGGGCAAGCTGGGCCTGCGCGGGCAGGCCACGGCGGAGGTCGACCTCACTGACGTCCGGGTGCCCGACTCCGCCCGGCTGGGCGAGGAGGGCCAGGGGTTCATGATCGCGATGCGCTCGCTGGACAAGGGGCGGGTGTCGGTCGGGGCCGGCTGCGTGGGGATCATCCAGGGCTGCCTGGAGCCCGTGGTCCAGTACTCCAGGGACCGTCAGCAGTTCGGTCGTCCGCTTGCGTCCTTCCAGCTGATCCAGGACATGATCGCCGACATGTCGGTGGACGCCGATGCGGCGCGGCTGCTCGTCTGGCGGGCGGCCGAGCTGATCGAGCGGGGCGAGCCGTTCGGCGTCGAGGCGTCCAAGGCCAAGTACTTCGCCAGTAAGGCAGCGGTGCGAGCGGCCAACCTGGCCATCCAGGCGTTCGGGGGCTACGGCTACATCGACGAGTACCCGGTGCAGAAGTACATGCGGGACGCGCGGGTGATGACCTTGTACCAGGGCACCAGCCAGGTGCAGAAGCTGCTCATCGGCCGGGCCGGAAACGGGATCGGCGCGTTCCGGTGA
- a CDS encoding cyclohexanecarboxylate-CoA ligase, with protein sequence VPDPRLQERACACVVLKPGVGDFALEELKQFTETKGVAKNYSPERLEVLRELPKTPSGKIQKYHLREQVRGDA encoded by the coding sequence CGTCCCCGACCCGCGCCTGCAGGAGCGTGCCTGCGCCTGCGTCGTCCTCAAACCGGGGGTCGGGGACTTCGCCCTCGAGGAGCTGAAGCAGTTCACGGAGACCAAGGGGGTGGCCAAGAACTACTCGCCGGAACGGCTCGAGGTGCTCCGCGAGCTCCCCAAGACGCCCAGCGGGAAGATCCAGAAGTACCACCTGCGCGAGCAAGTCCGGGGGGATGCATGA
- a CDS encoding IclR family transcriptional regulator has protein sequence MPPHPGVPAARQALALLQALARQSGPVPAATLARDLDLPRSTTYHLLAELADAGFVVHLPEERRYGLGVSAFEIGTAYMRQEPLARLARPVLARLVDVVGQSAHLAVLHGREVLYVVEERAPGRPPLVTDVGVRLPAQLTASGRAVLAGLPAAQVRALFPDPGAFVDRHGTGPASLSSLRRLLGEVRQAGYANEDGEVTPGLASVAVAVHDHTARPVAGVAVTFDAELDGAARVRLAQRVGLASADLTRRIGGRAP, from the coding sequence ATGCCTCCGCACCCCGGTGTGCCCGCAGCCCGCCAGGCGCTGGCTCTGCTGCAGGCGCTGGCCCGGCAGTCCGGGCCTGTTCCGGCCGCGACGCTGGCCCGCGACCTCGACCTGCCCCGGTCCACGACCTATCACCTGCTGGCCGAGCTGGCCGACGCGGGCTTCGTCGTCCACCTGCCCGAGGAGCGCCGGTACGGGCTCGGTGTGAGCGCCTTCGAGATCGGCACGGCCTACATGCGTCAGGAGCCGCTGGCCCGGCTGGCCCGGCCGGTGCTCGCCCGGCTGGTCGACGTGGTCGGGCAGTCCGCCCACCTCGCCGTGCTGCACGGCCGCGAGGTGCTCTACGTCGTCGAGGAGAGGGCGCCGGGCCGACCGCCGCTGGTCACCGACGTGGGGGTGCGGCTGCCGGCGCAGCTGACCGCGAGCGGCCGGGCGGTGCTGGCCGGACTGCCCGCGGCCCAGGTCCGGGCGCTGTTCCCCGATCCGGGCGCCTTCGTCGACCGGCACGGCACCGGACCGGCCTCGCTGTCCTCGCTGCGGCGGCTGCTCGGCGAGGTCCGGCAGGCCGGCTACGCGAACGAGGACGGCGAGGTCACGCCCGGCCTGGCCTCCGTCGCGGTCGCCGTCCACGACCACACCGCGCGCCCGGTCGCGGGCGTCGCTGTCACCTTCGACGCCGAGCTGGACGGCGCCGCGCGGGTCCGGCTGGCTCAACGGGTGGGCCTGGCTTCGGCCGACCTCACCCGCCGGATCGGCGGCCGGGCGCCCTAG
- a CDS encoding 3-hydroxyacyl-CoA dehydrogenase family protein → MTDVGRVLVVGAGTMGSQIAMACALAGLDVDVGDIEPAMFDTARHQLALRVDRMVETGRLTEPEQDDAFARLHFTTDLDTAAARADFVIEAAVEKLDVKRELFARLDRLCPEHTVLATNSSSFVPSKLADATNRPDRVCNMHFFNPALVMACVEVVRGPQTSDESVRTTVELARRLGKSPVVLDKEIPGFVANRILNAVRDEAISLLENGIASVEAIDTVCRTALGYPMGPFELMDLTGIDIGYFTKQARYAETGDPKDAPSRSVTELVEQGHLGRKSGRGWYVYDAHGKRTMSAGGT, encoded by the coding sequence ATGACCGACGTCGGCCGGGTGCTGGTCGTCGGCGCCGGCACCATGGGCTCGCAGATCGCGATGGCCTGCGCGCTGGCCGGCCTCGACGTCGACGTGGGCGACATCGAGCCGGCCATGTTCGACACTGCCCGCCACCAGCTGGCGCTGCGGGTCGACCGAATGGTCGAGACGGGCCGGCTCACCGAGCCCGAGCAGGACGACGCCTTCGCCCGGCTGCACTTCACCACCGACCTCGACACGGCCGCGGCCCGCGCGGACTTCGTCATCGAGGCAGCGGTCGAGAAGCTCGACGTGAAACGCGAGCTGTTCGCCCGGCTGGACCGGCTCTGCCCGGAGCACACCGTGCTGGCCACGAACTCCTCGAGCTTCGTGCCATCGAAGCTGGCCGATGCGACCAACCGGCCGGACCGGGTCTGCAACATGCACTTCTTCAACCCGGCGCTGGTGATGGCCTGCGTCGAGGTGGTCCGCGGCCCGCAGACCTCCGACGAGTCGGTGCGGACGACGGTCGAGCTGGCCAGGCGCCTGGGCAAGTCGCCCGTCGTCCTCGACAAGGAGATCCCGGGGTTCGTCGCCAACCGGATCCTCAACGCCGTCCGGGACGAGGCGATCTCCCTGCTGGAGAACGGCATTGCTTCGGTCGAGGCGATCGACACGGTCTGCCGCACCGCCCTGGGCTACCCGATGGGCCCGTTCGAGCTGATGGACCTCACCGGGATCGACATCGGCTACTTCACCAAGCAGGCCCGGTACGCCGAGACCGGCGACCCCAAGGACGCACCTAGCCGCAGCGTCACCGAGCTGGTCGAGCAGGGTCACCTGGGGCGCAAGTCTGGCCGCGGCTGGTACGTCTACGACGCGCACGGGAAGAGGACCATGTCCGCCGGAGGAACCTGA